A stretch of the Perca flavescens isolate YP-PL-M2 chromosome 3, PFLA_1.0, whole genome shotgun sequence genome encodes the following:
- the LOC114552924 gene encoding uncharacterized protein LOC114552924 produces the protein MTTGMSTAGVHRGFLKKYGGFMFKQWKEKYLVLTLEGSLFVCRDADSPPDQVVALQTNCESIAEGREILDLPKLPPGGRRDCCFALILPQNKFLLLLTDSPDDCNLWLTLIRKVREGVMSPLTLQRQHSITPCITDRDPLPDSSSDKDPGSPRVGEGTPPLSRVTERGGSFRDRGQNQAFGPRRSLRSVSVAPPHRMSDCLRHGNSSDARAVRAVCLLMGGAAASSALGYINSCSPSSPLASRAPEIAHGTGGFSELPAGGSFHACSQDVDSPHFNSFDFEGDSDFDAFDCGGFAF, from the exons ATGACCACAGGCATGAGCACAGCAGGCGTTCATCGAGGCTTCCTCAAGAAATATG GGGGCTTCATGTTCAAGCAGTGGAAGGAAAAGTACCTCGTGCTGACCCTGGAGGGAAGCCTGTTTGTGTGCCGTGATGCAGATTCCCCTCCAGACCAGGTGGTAGCACTACAAACCAACTGTGAGTCGATTGCAGAGGGACGAGAAATCCTTGACCTGCCCAAGTTACCTCCAGGGGGCCGGAGGGACTGCTGCTTCGCCCTCATCCTGCCGCAGAACAAGTTCCTGCTGCTTCTCACTGACAGCCCAGATGACTGCAa TCTGTGGCTGACTTTGATCAGGAAAGTGAGAGAG GGTGTCATGTCACCCCTGACCCTTCAGAGACAGCACAGCATCACTCCTTGCATCACCGACAGAGACCCCCTGCCCGACTCCTCCAGTGATAAAGACCCCGGGTCCCCCAGGGTTGGCGAGGGCACTCCTCCTCTGTCTCGAGTCACTGAGCGGGGAGGCTCCTTCAGAGACAGAGGCCAAAACCAAG CCTTTGGACCAAGGCGGTCGCTGCGCAGTGTCTCTGTGGCCCCCCCTCATCGTATGTCAGATTGTCTTCGCCATGGCAACAGCAGCGATGCCCGGGCGGTGAGGGCGGTGTGCCTGCTGATGGGAGGGGCAGCGGCCTCCTCTGCTCTGGGCTACATCAACTCCTGCTCCCCTTCCTCTCCCCTTGCAAGCAGAGCCCCAGAGATCGCCCATGGCACAGGGGGCTTCTCCGAGCTCCCAGCAGGGGGCTCCTTCCACGCCTGCAGCCAGGACGTCGACTCCCCTCACTTCAACAGCTTCGACTTTGAAGGAGACTCCGACTTTGATGCATTTGACTGTGGAGGATTTGCTTTTTAG